The sequence below is a genomic window from Streptosporangium lutulentum.
GGACTTCGTCTGCCCCAGAGATTGGGAGTCGACCTACAACACGACCTGGTCGAAGCGGCCAGAACGGCCGAAGCGGCCAGAACGGCCGAAGCGGCCGGATACGCCAGCTTGTGGACGTACGAACTGCTGCTCTTCCCGGAGACGCCCGTCGAACCGTACGCTCCGCCGGACGTGCCGTGGCCGGAAAGCGGGCGGCAGGCCGCCGACCCCCTGGCGGTCCTCACGGCAGCGGCGGTGGCGACCGAAGAGGTGCGCCTCGGTACCGCCGTTCTGATCGCCGCGCTCCACACACCCGTCCAGCTGGCGAAGCAACTGGCCACGATCGATCAGATCAGCGGCGGCCGCGTGATCGCGGGTATGGGCGTCGGCTGGTCCACCGACGGATTCCAGGCCGCCGGCGCCACCCGAGCGGATCGCGGCCGTTTCCTCGACGAGACGCTGGACGTCTTCGACGCCGTGTGGGGGCCGGATCCGGTGACCTTCCGGGGTCCTCGCGTCGTCATCGACAACGCCTCGGTCCTGCCCAAGCCCGTTTCGAAAATCCCCGTGATGCTCGGCGGCGGTGCCAGCAACCTGGGCCGCGGCACCAGCTCCAATGCTCTGCGGCGCATCGCCGAACGCGCGGACGGCTGGCTGCCGCTACTCACCACACCCGGGCCGGCCGGAGCCGCAGAACTGCGCGCGAGCTGGGACCGCATCCGGCACATGGCTTCCGAGTACGGCCGGGACACGAGCCGGATGGAGATGGTCGTGGTGGGAAACGTCACCTTCACCGACCGTCCGGCAGGACCTGACCGATCGGCGTTCGCCGGCACCCTCGACCAGATCATGGATGACATCCACACGGCCGCGGAGGCGGGCGCGGACGAGCTGATCGTGGATTTGAATCTGCAGGACTGGTTCACCGGCACCCGGCGGATGCTTGAGACGGCGGTGGAGATCCGTGCGCGAGCCGTAGCCGCCGGTGTTTGACGCCTGCGCCCGCCTGGCTCTCACCGACTTCGGCGTCTGAAAACGTGTTTGAGAGCTGATCATCGGCTTCAGGGGGCCCGTTCGCGTGGGCGCGGTCCGGGCCACTGGACGGGGTGTCCCCAGGGGATGCGCCGCGGCAGCGTGCTGATCGCCGCCCACCGGACCGTCGCCTCGCTCGTCGGTGCCTGCCGCTCATGGTCGCGGGCCGGCCGCCGGTGCGGCGTCAGCCAGGTCGGCGCCCGCTCGACCTGAGGCGTGGTGCCTCGATGTTCTCGACCATCTCGGTGTGCCCACCCGTTTGAGGAGAGATCGGCCGCTCGGCCGCCAATTGAGCGAGGGCAAGCAGCAGGAGTTCGCTGCTGGACCAGTCGGCGCGGTCGCCGCGGCCCAGTTCCACCACGCGCCGCATGACCTCATCGGGGGCGAAGCCCAGCGTGGCGGCGATGCGTTTGGCGGCATGCAGAAGTTCATGGTCTCGGGCCGTCATGGGGTGACCTACTCTTCGGTGCGGCTCCGGCGGGTAACGCCCTCGGCGAAGATCTGGCCGAGCTTGTCGTTGGCGTCGAGCCTACAGACCACCACAGATGACGTCCGGTGGCGTGAGCCGGGCCCTTGGAGCGATCCATATGCGAGTTTCGCCGAAGGGTGCAAGCATCGCCGGACGATCTGAAAGGTGAATGACTTGAGTGAGCCCGCGGTTCGGCCGAACGAGACGACGGTGCCGTTGATGCCGTGCGCGTCGGTGGAGGAGACCCTGACGTTCTATGAGGCGCTGGGATTCGAGGCGACCTACAAACAGAGCAAGCCCTATGTATATCTGGCGCTGCAGTGGAGCGGGTTCCAGCTGCACTTCGGCCCGGCGCCCAAGGGCCTGGATCCGGCCCGGGAGGAGTCCGGAGGCTGCCTGGTCATGGTCGACGCCGTGGCGCCGTACCACGCGGCGTTCGTCGCGGCGATGCGCCGGGTCTACGGGAAAGTGCTGAGTTCCGGCCTCCCGCGGATCACCCGTTACCGGCCCGGCGCGTCCCGGTTCACGCTGATGGATCCGTCTGGAAACTCGATCATATTCATCCAGAACGAGGAGCCCGCCGAGCTGGAGTATGGCGGCTCGAAGAAGCTGAAGGGTCTGGCCAGGGCGCTCGACAACGCCCGGATCCTGCGCGAGTTCAAGAACGATGATCTGCAGGCCTTCCGCGCGCTCAAGTCCGCGGTGCGCAGGCACGGCGCGGACGCCGCGGTGGTCGAGCGGGCCATCGCCCTGTGCCACCTCATCGACTTGGCCATGGTCCTCGGCGAGCCCATCGATCCCTGGCTCACCGATCTGCGCGGTCTGGAGCTCACCATCGACGACAGGCAACGCATCGAGTCGGAACTCGGGCATCTCGCCGGACTTCAGGAGTGGCTCCCCTAAGCTTCGCTTTCAACATGGTTCCGGCCTCGGCGTCCACCGCTGAGTGGTCGAGCAGACAATCGCTCTGCTGCACCGGTTCCGTCGGCCACGCATTCGCCGGGAGTGACACCGGTCCTATCTCAGCAGGCGCGGGCCCGGTGCCGCGTCGTGTCCCTGGCGTGCTTGAAGCAGCGCGGGGAGGTGATCTTTGCTCCAGGCGCGGGCGGCCTCGATGAGGGTCAGCAGGCTGCGTCCCAGCGGAGTCAGTTCGTACTCGACTCGGGGTGGGTTCTCGTCGTAGGCGGTGCGCGTCACCAGACCATCGCGCTCCATCGCCCGCAGGGTCTGGGTGAGAACCTTCGGGGTGATGCCGCGTAGCGGGCCCTTGAGCTCGTTGAATCGTCGCCGGCCTCCTTCGAGGCAGAGCACGACCATTCCGGTCCACTTGTCGCCGATGTGAATCGGCATGGCGCTGGACGGGCACACGGGGTCGAACATCTCCGGGTCCAAGGGCTCGGCCATGAACGCGAGGCTATCCCAGTATCGTTGAGGTAACCAGTATCTGCTGGATACCGTCTCGTCCTGGACGCGAAATACGCAGCCAGAGGGGAACGGTATGAGCAGCATCGTCATCTTCGGAGCGGGCGGCCGGGCTGGACGGGCCGTCACGGCCGAGGCGCGTGGCCGTGGGCATCAGGTCATCGCCGTGGTCCGGGAGCCGGCCAAGTACGGTGACCTCGTGGCGGAGGGCGTCTCGGTGATGCAGGGCGATGTCACGGACGCAGAACGAATCTCCTCGATTGTTCGCGGCCACAAGGCCGTGATTCACGCGGTAACGCCAT
It includes:
- a CDS encoding TIGR03619 family F420-dependent LLM class oxidoreductase, encoding MRLGLRLPQRLGVDLQHDLVEAARTAEAARTAEAAGYASLWTYELLLFPETPVEPYAPPDVPWPESGRQAADPLAVLTAAAVATEEVRLGTAVLIAALHTPVQLAKQLATIDQISGGRVIAGMGVGWSTDGFQAAGATRADRGRFLDETLDVFDAVWGPDPVTFRGPRVVIDNASVLPKPVSKIPVMLGGGASNLGRGTSSNALRRIAERADGWLPLLTTPGPAGAAELRASWDRIRHMASEYGRDTSRMEMVVVGNVTFTDRPAGPDRSAFAGTLDQIMDDIHTAAEAGADELIVDLNLQDWFTGTRRMLETAVEIRARAVAAGV
- a CDS encoding glyoxalase, encoding MSEPAVRPNETTVPLMPCASVEETLTFYEALGFEATYKQSKPYVYLALQWSGFQLHFGPAPKGLDPAREESGGCLVMVDAVAPYHAAFVAAMRRVYGKVLSSGLPRITRYRPGASRFTLMDPSGNSIIFIQNEEPAELEYGGSKKLKGLARALDNARILREFKNDDLQAFRALKSAVRRHGADAAVVERAIALCHLIDLAMVLGEPIDPWLTDLRGLELTIDDRQRIESELGHLAGLQEWLP
- a CDS encoding winged helix-turn-helix transcriptional regulator translates to MAEPLDPEMFDPVCPSSAMPIHIGDKWTGMVVLCLEGGRRRFNELKGPLRGITPKVLTQTLRAMERDGLVTRTAYDENPPRVEYELTPLGRSLLTLIEAARAWSKDHLPALLQARQGHDAAPGPRLLR